Within the Salvia hispanica cultivar TCC Black 2014 chromosome 4, UniMelb_Shisp_WGS_1.0, whole genome shotgun sequence genome, the region GCTCCCTTTCTTGAGCACGTGAACTATCCTAGGCACCGCGCCAGAAGATATTATGCTTCCTTTGTTATCTTCGAATATGGAAAGGTTGAGAAGTGCAGTAACAGCATGCTCCTGTGTGCGGGAATCAGAAGTCGTCAAAAGCTGGACAAGCAGAGGGATGGCGCCAGCTTCAGCAATAGCCACACGGTTGTCAGCATTACGCTTTGCAAGGAGGCGGATTTCACCTGCTGCAGACCGCTGATCATCAGGGATGCCAGATGTAAGCTTACAGAGAAGGTCTCCTATCTTAGAACGCTCCGCGGGGGAGCATGCAGATCCAGGCTTGGGGTAAGAGCTGCCCGGTGGCTTGGGTGGTTCGATGCCGTTTGCCTCGCACCATTGTGCTATGAGACTTCTGAGAACGTAATTAGGTGTTACAGCATTGCTAGTAAGAGCTTGTTGTGTCTTAGGACAGGTACTATGTCCTGCTTCCAGCCATTTCTCGATACATGACCTTTCATATGTCTGCAGGAGAGGCAATGGACGAGTCAAAATCTAGTCATTTAGTCATACAACTTCAGCAGATTCTACGGTATTGACAGTTCATGAAGCATATTAATATACTGACACTTAAGAAGTGCATATGATCAGTGAATGAGGGAAAGCACGTGCGTGCGTGTGTCAGCATATTGGGTTTCCTTTTTAGCTGAAGAGAGTGCATCTATCACAATGAAATGCAAATAACTGCAAAGATTTTAGTCATGCAATCTTCTCAATTAGTAGTAAAGAAATCCACATACCGAcacaaagaggaaaaaaattactaaaagaaaacaaaagaaatccaCTAAATCTTCGCAAGGCTACATAAGGGTCAGAGAGCTAATAAGCTACCTATAACACTTCCAAAAGTGAATAATTGACCATAAACCCAACTTCCTTATAGATGCACAAATCTGATGAGGATCTAAAATGTAAACTTCCAAATGGCAGAAACAAACCCCAAAAGACATAAACTTCAAATGTGCCGGAGAAAGAAGAATAGAAGATCCTAGAAGGAAGAGGGGAAGATTCttccacttaagatgacaGAAGAAAACTATTTCCACATAGGAAAGGAAAGAAAACTTATACCATCGGTAGAGGATAGGGGAAGTAGAGAGCCTTGCAGCTTAGAGTTTTTCCAGAGAGAAGTTTTGAGAGAGGATGAGTCTGTGTGTGAGTATGAGCCATTAAAAATACAACATGGCATACTGTAGTTGCTATAAATACAAGAAAATTTTGACAGAAAACTAGAGGGATGACAATTTGATGTAGAGCCTGGCGTCAAACATGAACAGAGGCATGACTTtgattgaaacaaaatagGACCATAATAGACCAGTTTTTCCTTATATCAAATTGCCGCTGGATAGCGCTATACGAGCTGACTTCAAGATGCTGTGTTACTCAAAACCAAAGCTTATCGAAGAAGTTAAGCATCTTAATGCAATTCCattgttgatatttatttattctaaagTCAAGTTAAGTGATACTATGGCTGCTAGACAGTCAACATTGCCTGCCCCTACTGCAATGAAAGTAATTAGCAGCAGAGAAATAAATGATATTACCAGGCATCATTCAGAGATTAAACAGATGagcattataaaataacaaaaaaaacttgtCGAAGTTAGGGCATAGCTTTATTGGTGAAGGAAGAGAATCTAAGAAGGTACCTGTCCTGTTGAGACAATGACAGGATCCATCATCAGCTCTAAGGAGATAGGACATCGAAAGTCATCTGGTATAACAAAGTTCATCTGATTTGCTTCAGTCTGTGCTTTTCCACCACTACTTTTCAGGGAAGAATTCTCAGCTGCAGTGGAATCAAGATTTGGATTTGTTGTCTGCACAAATTCCTTAACTTTCTTTAAAAGCATTGACATCTTCTCTATGCTCTCCTCTGGGTCTCCACCAGTGGCTCCAACCATCTCATGCAAAGCTAGTGATTCTTGAGTTAAGTCTGCAATACCACTAAGCTGTAGTCTGTCAACCAATCTCCTTAATACATCTATATCTTCTTCAGCATCATTGTTCTTGTTGTAAATACACATAAGATCCTCATACAGCTCAACATCTGGTGCATCTACCCTTCCCTTGGCTCTTCTGAACTGAGCAAGAACAAGCTCAACCTGGAAATACATAGAGATACACGTAGTAATTTGAGATAGTTCGGTAAGTCAAAGAGACCATTACAATTTAGACAACAAGAGTGCAGTAGTTAACTCATCCCATAATTCATAATTGATCATTGGAACTGGAGAAACAGAATATGGAGTTTGCagtaaataacaataattcaaGCAATAATCTGAAGATAATATCTTACCTGCTCCTTCACTTCATCAGATATGTCAAGTTTCTCAAAAGAAATGCCACTCAAAGCTTGCTCCAACTCAGCTGTCACTTCTTGAAAtctattcataattttatcccTCTCTAAGACCTGCATGCATACACTTGAgattatattgaaattggaTGAACCACATGTCTTGTCTGTACCAAACGGCACCCACATTTTAAGTTTTGAAGAAGGtga harbors:
- the LOC125223018 gene encoding U-box domain-containing protein 13-like, which translates into the protein MDDEDKAALSRKLIHLVADISAIPDYRTSVKRQYTNLARRLKLLIPMFEEIRDTREPLPEDSIRALAALVTALASAKELLRFGSHGSKIYLVLERDKIMNRFQEVTAELEQALSGISFEKLDISDEVKEQVELVLAQFRRAKGRVDAPDVELYEDLMCIYNKNNDAEEDIDVLRRLVDRLQLSGIADLTQESLALHEMVGATGGDPEESIEKMSMLLKKVKEFVQTTNPNLDSTAAENSSLKSSGGKAQTEANQMNFVIPDDFRCPISLELMMDPVIVSTGQTYERSCIEKWLEAGHSTCPKTQQALTSNAVTPNYVLRSLIAQWCEANGIEPPKPPGSSYPKPGSACSPAERSKIGDLLCKLTSGIPDDQRSAAGEIRLLAKRNADNRVAIAEAGAIPLLVQLLTTSDSRTQEHAVTALLNLSIFEDNKGSIISSGAVPRIVHVLKKGSMEARENAAATLFSLSVIDENKVTIGASGAIPPLVTLLSEGTQRGKKDAATALFNLCIYQGNKGKAVRARVIPTLMQLLTEPQGTMVDEALAILAILSSHPEGKAAIGAAEAVPVLVDVIGNGSPRNKENAAAVLVHLCSGEQQYLGKAQELGVMGPLLDLVQHGTDRGKRKATQLLERINRFVETQKAARAAQAENQTQNQA